One window of the Aquila chrysaetos chrysaetos chromosome 8, bAquChr1.4, whole genome shotgun sequence genome contains the following:
- the ATP6V0A1 gene encoding V-type proton ATPase 116 kDa subunit a1 isoform X5 — MGELFRSEEMTLAQLFLQSEAAYCCVSELGELGKVQFRDLNPDVNVFQRKFVNEVRRCEEMDRKLRFVEKEIKKANIPIMDTGENPEVPFPRDMIDLEANFEKIENELKEINTNQEALKRNFLELTELKFILRKTQQFFDEAELHHQQMADPDLLEESSSLLEPSEMGRGAPLRLGFVAGVINRERIPMFERMLWRVCRGNVFLRQAEIENPLEDPVTGDYVHKSVFIIFFQGDQLKNRVKKICEGFRASLYPCPETPQERKEMASGVNTRIDDLQMVLNQTEDHRQRVLQAAAKNIRVWFIKVRKMKAIYHTLNLCNIDVTQKCLIAEVWCPVADLDSIQFALRRGTEHSGSTVPSILNRMQTNQTPPTYNKTNKFTSGFQNIVDAYGIGTYREINPAPYTIITFPFLFAVMFGDFGHGILMTLIAVWMVLRESRILSQKSDNEMFNMVFSGRYIILLMGLFSTYTGLIYNDCFSKSLNMFGSSWSVRPMFSKGNWSDALLENTPLLQLNPAIPGVFGGPYPFGIDPIWNIASNKLAFLNSFKMKMSVILGIIHMLFGVTLSLLNHIYFKKPLNIYLGFIPEIIFMSSLFGYLVILIFYKWTAYDAHTSKDAPSLLIHFINMFLFSYSDTSNKMLYKGQQGLQCFLVVVALLCVPWMLVAKPLVLRHQYLRRKHLGTHNFGGIRVGNGPTEEDAEIIQHDQLSTHSEEGEEFDFGDTVVYQAIHTIEYCLGCISNTASYLRLWALSLAHAQLSEVLWTMVIHIGLSVRSLGGGFGLFFIFAAFATLTVAILLVMEGLSAFLHALRLHWIEFQNKFYTGTGFKFLPFSFDTIREGRFDD, encoded by the exons ATGGGGGAGCTGTTCCGCAGCGAGGAGATGACCCTGGCCCAGCTCTTTCTCCAGTCCGAGGCCGCGTACTGCTGTGTCAGCGAGCTGGGCGAGCTGGGGAAGGTCCAGTTCCGCGAC ctcaACCCCGACGTGAACGTGTTCCAGCGTAAATTCGTTAACGAAGTCAGGAGGTGTGAAGAAATGGACCGCAAGCTCA GGTTTGTTGAGAAGgagattaaaaaagcaaatattcctATCATGGACACCGGTGAAAACCCGGAGGTGCCTTTTCCACGTGACATGATTGACTTGGAG GCAAACTTTGAGAAAATTGAAAATGAGCTTAAAGAAATCAACACGAACCAGGAAGCTCTGAAGAGAAACTTCTTGGAGctgacagaattaaaatttataCTGCGTAAAACTCAGCAATTTTTTGATGAG GCTGAATTGCATCATCAGCAGATGGCGGATCCAGACCTGTTGGAGGAATCCTCTTCACTCCTGGAACCAAGCGAGATGGGAAGAGGTGCCCCGCTACGACTTGG TTTTGTGGCTGGTGTGATCAACCGTGAGCGGATCCCCATGTTTGAGCGTATGCTATGGCGAGTGTGCCGAGGGAATGTATTTCTGCGTCAAGCAGAAATTGAAAACCCCCTGGAGGATCCTGTAACG GGGGATTATGTGCACAAGTCTGTGTTTATCATCTTCTTCCAAGGCGACCAGCTGAAGAACAGAGTCAAGAAGATATGTGAAGG ATTCCGTGCCTCCCTCTACCCATGCCCAGAAACACCACAGGAGCGGAAAGAAATGGCTTCTGGTGTCAATACCAGAATTGATGATCTTCAGATG GTGCTGAACCAAACAGAGGATCATCGCCAAAGGGTTTTGCAGGCAGCCGCTAAAAACATCCGTGTTTGGTTCATCAAAGTACGCAAGATGAAGGCTATCTACCATACCCTGAATTTGTGCAATATCGATGTGACACAGAAGTGCTTGATTGCTGAAGTCTGGTGTCCTGTTGCCGACCTTGATTCTATCCAGTTTGCTCTCAGGAGAGGCACT gagcACAGTGGATCCACTGTCCCATCTATTTTAAACAGGATGCAAACCAATCAAACCCCACCAACATACAACAAAACTAACAAGTTTACTTCTGGCTTTCAAAACATTGTTGATGCTTATGGCATTGGAACATATCGGGAAATAAATCCAG CACCCTATACGATCATTACCTTCCCgtttttgtttgctgtgatgTTTGGAGATTTTGGCCATGGAATCCTGATGACTCTGATTGCTGTCTGGATGGTGCTTAGGGAAAGTCGTATTCTGTCACAGAAGAGTGACAATGAG ATGTTCAACATGGTTTTTAGTGGTCGATACATCATACTGCTGATGGGACTGTTCTCCACTTACACAGGCCTCATCTACAATGACTGCTTCTCCAAGTCTCTTAATATGTTCGGTTCATCATGGAGCGTGCGGCCGATGTTCTCAAAAGGCAATTGGTC AGATGCCTTGCTAGAGAATACTCCTCTGCTTCAGCTGAACCCTGCTATTCCAGGGGTGTTCGGTGGTCCTTATCCCTTTGGCATTGACCCG atttgGAATATTGCCAGCAATAAGCTGGCCTTCCTCAATTCGTTTAAGATGAAAATGTCTGTGATTCTTGGCATTATCCACATGCTCTTTGGTGTCACATTGAGTCTTCTCAACCATAT ctaTTTTAAGAAGCCACTGAACATATACCTTGGATTTattccagaaattattttcatgtcaTCACTGTTTGGATACCTTGTTATTCTCATTTTCTACAAATGGACAGCCTATGATGCTCACACATCAAAGGATGCACCAAGccttttaatacattttatcaACATGTTTCTGTTCTCCTATAGTGATACCAGTAATAAGATGCTGTATAAAGGGCAG caaGGGCTCCAATGTTTCCTTGTGGTGGTGGCGTTACTGTGTGTGCCGTGGATGCTGGTAGCTAAACCCTTGGTCCTTCGCCATCAGTATTTAAGGAGAAAGCACTTG GGAACGCACAACTTCGGTGGGATCCGGGTGGGCAATGGACCAACTGAGGAGGATGCTGAGATCATTCAACATGACCAGCTATCTACCCATTCcgaggagggggaagag TTCGACTTTGGTGATACTGTGGTGTACCAGGCTATCCACACCATTGAATATTGCCTGGGGTGCATTTCAAACACTGCATCCTACTTGAGGCTCTGGGCTCTCAGCTTAGCCCATGCAC AGCTCTCGGAGGTGCTCTGGACCATGGTGATCCACATTGGCCTCAGCGTGAGGAGTCTGGGTGGAGGCTTTGGCCTCTTCTTCATATTTGCTGCTTTCGCTACCCTGACAGTAGCAATTCTCCTGGTCATGGAGGGGCTGTCTGCTTTCCTCCATGCTCTTCGCTTGCACTG
- the ATP6V0A1 gene encoding V-type proton ATPase 116 kDa subunit a1 isoform X4, whose amino-acid sequence MGELFRSEEMTLAQLFLQSEAAYCCVSELGELGKVQFRDLNPDVNVFQRKFVNEVRRCEEMDRKLRFVEKEIKKANIPIMDTGENPEVPFPRDMIDLEANFEKIENELKEINTNQEALKRNFLELTELKFILRKTQQFFDEAELHHQQMADPDLLEESSSLLEPSEMGRGAPLRLGFVAGVINRERIPMFERMLWRVCRGNVFLRQAEIENPLEDPVTGDYVHKSVFIIFFQGDQLKNRVKKICEGFRASLYPCPETPQERKEMASGVNTRIDDLQMVLNQTEDHRQRVLQAAAKNIRVWFIKVRKMKAIYHTLNLCNIDVTQKCLIAEVWCPVADLDSIQFALRRGTEHSGSTVPSILNRMQTNQTPPTYNKTNKFTSGFQNIVDAYGIGTYREINPAPYTIITFPFLFAVMFGDFGHGILMTLIAVWMVLRESRILSQKSDNEMFNMVFSGRYIILLMGLFSTYTGLIYNDCFSKSLNMFGSSWSVRPMFSKGNWSDALLENTPLLQLNPAIPGVFGGPYPFGIDPIWNIASNKLAFLNSFKMKMSVILGIIHMLFGVTLSLLNHIYFKKPLNIYLGFIPEIIFMSSLFGYLVILIFYKWTAYDAHTSKDAPSLLIHFINMFLFSYSDTSNKMLYKGQQGLQCFLVVVALLCVPWMLVAKPLVLRHQYLRRKHLGTHNFGGIRVGNGPTEEDAEIIQHDQLSTHSEEGEEPTEDEVFDFGDTVVYQAIHTIEYCLGCISNTASYLRLWALSLAHAQLSEVLWTMVIHIGLSVRSLGGGFGLFFIFAAFATLTVAILLVMEGLSAFLHALRLHWIEFQNKFYTGTGFKFLPFSFDTIREGRFDD is encoded by the exons ATGGGGGAGCTGTTCCGCAGCGAGGAGATGACCCTGGCCCAGCTCTTTCTCCAGTCCGAGGCCGCGTACTGCTGTGTCAGCGAGCTGGGCGAGCTGGGGAAGGTCCAGTTCCGCGAC ctcaACCCCGACGTGAACGTGTTCCAGCGTAAATTCGTTAACGAAGTCAGGAGGTGTGAAGAAATGGACCGCAAGCTCA GGTTTGTTGAGAAGgagattaaaaaagcaaatattcctATCATGGACACCGGTGAAAACCCGGAGGTGCCTTTTCCACGTGACATGATTGACTTGGAG GCAAACTTTGAGAAAATTGAAAATGAGCTTAAAGAAATCAACACGAACCAGGAAGCTCTGAAGAGAAACTTCTTGGAGctgacagaattaaaatttataCTGCGTAAAACTCAGCAATTTTTTGATGAG GCTGAATTGCATCATCAGCAGATGGCGGATCCAGACCTGTTGGAGGAATCCTCTTCACTCCTGGAACCAAGCGAGATGGGAAGAGGTGCCCCGCTACGACTTGG TTTTGTGGCTGGTGTGATCAACCGTGAGCGGATCCCCATGTTTGAGCGTATGCTATGGCGAGTGTGCCGAGGGAATGTATTTCTGCGTCAAGCAGAAATTGAAAACCCCCTGGAGGATCCTGTAACG GGGGATTATGTGCACAAGTCTGTGTTTATCATCTTCTTCCAAGGCGACCAGCTGAAGAACAGAGTCAAGAAGATATGTGAAGG ATTCCGTGCCTCCCTCTACCCATGCCCAGAAACACCACAGGAGCGGAAAGAAATGGCTTCTGGTGTCAATACCAGAATTGATGATCTTCAGATG GTGCTGAACCAAACAGAGGATCATCGCCAAAGGGTTTTGCAGGCAGCCGCTAAAAACATCCGTGTTTGGTTCATCAAAGTACGCAAGATGAAGGCTATCTACCATACCCTGAATTTGTGCAATATCGATGTGACACAGAAGTGCTTGATTGCTGAAGTCTGGTGTCCTGTTGCCGACCTTGATTCTATCCAGTTTGCTCTCAGGAGAGGCACT gagcACAGTGGATCCACTGTCCCATCTATTTTAAACAGGATGCAAACCAATCAAACCCCACCAACATACAACAAAACTAACAAGTTTACTTCTGGCTTTCAAAACATTGTTGATGCTTATGGCATTGGAACATATCGGGAAATAAATCCAG CACCCTATACGATCATTACCTTCCCgtttttgtttgctgtgatgTTTGGAGATTTTGGCCATGGAATCCTGATGACTCTGATTGCTGTCTGGATGGTGCTTAGGGAAAGTCGTATTCTGTCACAGAAGAGTGACAATGAG ATGTTCAACATGGTTTTTAGTGGTCGATACATCATACTGCTGATGGGACTGTTCTCCACTTACACAGGCCTCATCTACAATGACTGCTTCTCCAAGTCTCTTAATATGTTCGGTTCATCATGGAGCGTGCGGCCGATGTTCTCAAAAGGCAATTGGTC AGATGCCTTGCTAGAGAATACTCCTCTGCTTCAGCTGAACCCTGCTATTCCAGGGGTGTTCGGTGGTCCTTATCCCTTTGGCATTGACCCG atttgGAATATTGCCAGCAATAAGCTGGCCTTCCTCAATTCGTTTAAGATGAAAATGTCTGTGATTCTTGGCATTATCCACATGCTCTTTGGTGTCACATTGAGTCTTCTCAACCATAT ctaTTTTAAGAAGCCACTGAACATATACCTTGGATTTattccagaaattattttcatgtcaTCACTGTTTGGATACCTTGTTATTCTCATTTTCTACAAATGGACAGCCTATGATGCTCACACATCAAAGGATGCACCAAGccttttaatacattttatcaACATGTTTCTGTTCTCCTATAGTGATACCAGTAATAAGATGCTGTATAAAGGGCAG caaGGGCTCCAATGTTTCCTTGTGGTGGTGGCGTTACTGTGTGTGCCGTGGATGCTGGTAGCTAAACCCTTGGTCCTTCGCCATCAGTATTTAAGGAGAAAGCACTTG GGAACGCACAACTTCGGTGGGATCCGGGTGGGCAATGGACCAACTGAGGAGGATGCTGAGATCATTCAACATGACCAGCTATCTACCCATTCcgaggagggggaagag CCTACAGAGGATGAGGTG TTCGACTTTGGTGATACTGTGGTGTACCAGGCTATCCACACCATTGAATATTGCCTGGGGTGCATTTCAAACACTGCATCCTACTTGAGGCTCTGGGCTCTCAGCTTAGCCCATGCAC AGCTCTCGGAGGTGCTCTGGACCATGGTGATCCACATTGGCCTCAGCGTGAGGAGTCTGGGTGGAGGCTTTGGCCTCTTCTTCATATTTGCTGCTTTCGCTACCCTGACAGTAGCAATTCTCCTGGTCATGGAGGGGCTGTCTGCTTTCCTCCATGCTCTTCGCTTGCACTG
- the ATP6V0A1 gene encoding V-type proton ATPase 116 kDa subunit a1 isoform X3: MGELFRSEEMTLAQLFLQSEAAYCCVSELGELGKVQFRDLNPDVNVFQRKFVNEVRRCEEMDRKLRFVEKEIKKANIPIMDTGENPEVPFPRDMIDLEANFEKIENELKEINTNQEALKRNFLELTELKFILRKTQQFFDEMADPDLLEESSSLLEPSEMGRGAPLRLGFVAGVINRERIPMFERMLWRVCRGNVFLRQAEIENPLEDPVTGDYVHKSVFIIFFQGDQLKNRVKKICEGFRASLYPCPETPQERKEMASGVNTRIDDLQMVLNQTEDHRQRVLQAAAKNIRVWFIKVRKMKAIYHTLNLCNIDVTQKCLIAEVWCPVADLDSIQFALRRGTEHSGSTVPSILNRMQTNQTPPTYNKTNKFTSGFQNIVDAYGIGTYREINPAPYTIITFPFLFAVMFGDFGHGILMTLIAVWMVLRESRILSQKSDNEMFNMVFSGRYIILLMGLFSTYTGLIYNDCFSKSLNMFGSSWSVRPMFSKGNWSDALLENTPLLQLNPAIPGVFGGPYPFGIDPIWNIASNKLAFLNSFKMKMSVILGIIHMLFGVTLSLLNHIYFKKPLNIYLGFIPEIIFMSSLFGYLVILIFYKWTAYDAHTSKDAPSLLIHFINMFLFSYSDTSNKMLYKGQQGLQCFLVVVALLCVPWMLVAKPLVLRHQYLRRKHLEGQPAEAQVSTVPNEQALEAAAAATGTHNFGGIRVGNGPTEEDAEIIQHDQLSTHSEEGEEPTEDEVFDFGDTVVYQAIHTIEYCLGCISNTASYLRLWALSLAHAQLSEVLWTMVIHIGLSVRSLGGGFGLFFIFAAFATLTVAILLVMEGLSAFLHALRLHWIEFQNKFYTGTGFKFLPFSFDTIREGRFDD; the protein is encoded by the exons ATGGGGGAGCTGTTCCGCAGCGAGGAGATGACCCTGGCCCAGCTCTTTCTCCAGTCCGAGGCCGCGTACTGCTGTGTCAGCGAGCTGGGCGAGCTGGGGAAGGTCCAGTTCCGCGAC ctcaACCCCGACGTGAACGTGTTCCAGCGTAAATTCGTTAACGAAGTCAGGAGGTGTGAAGAAATGGACCGCAAGCTCA GGTTTGTTGAGAAGgagattaaaaaagcaaatattcctATCATGGACACCGGTGAAAACCCGGAGGTGCCTTTTCCACGTGACATGATTGACTTGGAG GCAAACTTTGAGAAAATTGAAAATGAGCTTAAAGAAATCAACACGAACCAGGAAGCTCTGAAGAGAAACTTCTTGGAGctgacagaattaaaatttataCTGCGTAAAACTCAGCAATTTTTTGATGAG ATGGCGGATCCAGACCTGTTGGAGGAATCCTCTTCACTCCTGGAACCAAGCGAGATGGGAAGAGGTGCCCCGCTACGACTTGG TTTTGTGGCTGGTGTGATCAACCGTGAGCGGATCCCCATGTTTGAGCGTATGCTATGGCGAGTGTGCCGAGGGAATGTATTTCTGCGTCAAGCAGAAATTGAAAACCCCCTGGAGGATCCTGTAACG GGGGATTATGTGCACAAGTCTGTGTTTATCATCTTCTTCCAAGGCGACCAGCTGAAGAACAGAGTCAAGAAGATATGTGAAGG ATTCCGTGCCTCCCTCTACCCATGCCCAGAAACACCACAGGAGCGGAAAGAAATGGCTTCTGGTGTCAATACCAGAATTGATGATCTTCAGATG GTGCTGAACCAAACAGAGGATCATCGCCAAAGGGTTTTGCAGGCAGCCGCTAAAAACATCCGTGTTTGGTTCATCAAAGTACGCAAGATGAAGGCTATCTACCATACCCTGAATTTGTGCAATATCGATGTGACACAGAAGTGCTTGATTGCTGAAGTCTGGTGTCCTGTTGCCGACCTTGATTCTATCCAGTTTGCTCTCAGGAGAGGCACT gagcACAGTGGATCCACTGTCCCATCTATTTTAAACAGGATGCAAACCAATCAAACCCCACCAACATACAACAAAACTAACAAGTTTACTTCTGGCTTTCAAAACATTGTTGATGCTTATGGCATTGGAACATATCGGGAAATAAATCCAG CACCCTATACGATCATTACCTTCCCgtttttgtttgctgtgatgTTTGGAGATTTTGGCCATGGAATCCTGATGACTCTGATTGCTGTCTGGATGGTGCTTAGGGAAAGTCGTATTCTGTCACAGAAGAGTGACAATGAG ATGTTCAACATGGTTTTTAGTGGTCGATACATCATACTGCTGATGGGACTGTTCTCCACTTACACAGGCCTCATCTACAATGACTGCTTCTCCAAGTCTCTTAATATGTTCGGTTCATCATGGAGCGTGCGGCCGATGTTCTCAAAAGGCAATTGGTC AGATGCCTTGCTAGAGAATACTCCTCTGCTTCAGCTGAACCCTGCTATTCCAGGGGTGTTCGGTGGTCCTTATCCCTTTGGCATTGACCCG atttgGAATATTGCCAGCAATAAGCTGGCCTTCCTCAATTCGTTTAAGATGAAAATGTCTGTGATTCTTGGCATTATCCACATGCTCTTTGGTGTCACATTGAGTCTTCTCAACCATAT ctaTTTTAAGAAGCCACTGAACATATACCTTGGATTTattccagaaattattttcatgtcaTCACTGTTTGGATACCTTGTTATTCTCATTTTCTACAAATGGACAGCCTATGATGCTCACACATCAAAGGATGCACCAAGccttttaatacattttatcaACATGTTTCTGTTCTCCTATAGTGATACCAGTAATAAGATGCTGTATAAAGGGCAG caaGGGCTCCAATGTTTCCTTGTGGTGGTGGCGTTACTGTGTGTGCCGTGGATGCTGGTAGCTAAACCCTTGGTCCTTCGCCATCAGTATTTAAGGAGAAAGCACTTG GAAGGGCAACCCGCGGAGGCCCAAGTCAGCACAGTCCCGAACGAGCAGGCACTAGAGGCAGCAGCGGCTGCAACA GGAACGCACAACTTCGGTGGGATCCGGGTGGGCAATGGACCAACTGAGGAGGATGCTGAGATCATTCAACATGACCAGCTATCTACCCATTCcgaggagggggaagag CCTACAGAGGATGAGGTG TTCGACTTTGGTGATACTGTGGTGTACCAGGCTATCCACACCATTGAATATTGCCTGGGGTGCATTTCAAACACTGCATCCTACTTGAGGCTCTGGGCTCTCAGCTTAGCCCATGCAC AGCTCTCGGAGGTGCTCTGGACCATGGTGATCCACATTGGCCTCAGCGTGAGGAGTCTGGGTGGAGGCTTTGGCCTCTTCTTCATATTTGCTGCTTTCGCTACCCTGACAGTAGCAATTCTCCTGGTCATGGAGGGGCTGTCTGCTTTCCTCCATGCTCTTCGCTTGCACTG